One part of the Haliotis asinina isolate JCU_RB_2024 chromosome 2, JCU_Hal_asi_v2, whole genome shotgun sequence genome encodes these proteins:
- the LOC137274765 gene encoding uncharacterized protein F54H12.2-like, which produces MDVWLQGRLINSTNNRYPYKAILKTLLNTNEVDAKSKLTSQLFVKNTAENIDVTHPNSTNRGMFERHKIMSESKSFDMEGPIMHDLFQLRRYIMNQIDVQVKLYRSPPSFLLMATQSDENYTIHIDDIVLQIMRVKVNPSVIYGHNTALSSTMAKYFYPRTEVKMMSIPRGQVAFTYDNIFQGVRPNKVVVGFVASNAVAGDYSRNPFNFTNYDLSQIALYCDGRNVGESGPIKLQFDKTHGQNMMPAFANLFRFNGCWTVDEGGIDSQSTVYLDRMDFDRGYALYAFSLEPLSGRSHEQTYQKQGNLRLEAQFATALPVTVTYIVYAEFGNGFHSAIEGLSYISI; this is translated from the coding sequence ATGGACGTGTGGCTACAGGGTCGCCTCATCAATTCCACAAACAATCGTTATCCGTACAAAGCCATCCTTAAAACGTTGTTGAATACAAACGAAGTCGACGCCAAATCCAAGCTGACGTCGCAACTATTCGTCAAGAACACTGCAGAAAACATCGACGTCACACACCCAAACTCGACTAACAGAGGAATGTTCGAAAGACACAAGATTATGTCGGAGAGTAAGAGTTTCGACATGGAAGGTCCTATTATGCACGATCTCTTTCAGCTTAGGCGGTACATCATGAACCAAATCGACGTGCAAGTGAAACTTTACAGATCTCCACCGAGCTTCCTATTGATGGCTACCCAATCGGATGAAAATTACACGATACACATCGATGACATAGTCCTTCAGATCATGAGAGTCAAGGTGAACCCCAGTGTCATATATGGACACAATACTGCTCTTTCTTCGACAATGGCTAAGTATTTTTACCCTCGCACGGAAGTGAAAATGATGTCCATACCCAGAGGTCAAGTGGCGTTTACGTACGATAATATCTTTCAAGGCGTACGACCCAATAAGGTGGTCGTAGGCTTCGTAGCATCCAACGCAGTAGCTGGAGATTATAGCAGAAATCCCTTCAACTTCACCAACTACGATCTATCTCAGATAGCGCTCTACTGCGATGGACGAAACGTCGGAGAATCAGGTCCTATAAAACTTCAGTTCGACAAAACACATGGTCAAAACATGATGCCGGCATTTGCTAATCTCTTCCGTTTCAACGGATGTTGGACGGTTGACGAAGGCGGTATCGATTCGCAAAGCACCGTCTATCTGGATAGGATGGACTTTGACAGGGGTTATGCCCTGTACGCCTTTTCATTGGAACCCCTCTCCGGACGAAGTCACGAACAAACCTATCAAAAACAAGGTAACCTCCGTCTGGAAGCGCAGTTCGCCACTGCTCTTCCGGTAACGGTCACGTATATTGTGTACGCGGAATTCGGGAATGGATTTCATAGTGCGATAGAAGGACTGTCATACATATCGATATAA